A genomic stretch from Orcinus orca chromosome 14, mOrcOrc1.1, whole genome shotgun sequence includes:
- the FRAT2 gene encoding GSK-3-binding protein FRAT2, which translates to MPCRREEEEEAGEEEEEEEDSFLLLEQSVTLGGSGEVDRLVAQIGETLQLDAAQDRPASPCAPPGPPLQPPRPPAVVRADKARAPSLPLLLPPASAETGGPAPPGALRCALGDRGRVRGRAAPYFVAELAASPSALPGPCRRGWLRGAVASRRLQQRRWPPAGARANDDDPHRLLQQLVLSGNLIKEAVRRLQRAVAAVAATGPAVPPGPGGSRSRPDPVALQPSGALH; encoded by the coding sequence ATGCCGTGccggagggaggaggaagaggaagccggcgaggaagaggaggaggaggaggacagcTTCCTCCTACTGGAACAGTCGGTGACTCTGGGCGGCTCGGGCGAGGTGGACCGGCTGGTGGCCCAGATCGGCGAGACGCTGCAGCTGGACGCGGCGCAGGACCGCCCTGCCTCCCCGTGCGCGCCCCCGGGGCCGCCACTGCAGCCCCCGCGACCCCCGGCGGTGGTGCGGGCGGACAAGGCCCGAGCCCCGTCTCTGCCGTTGCTTCTGCCGCCCGCCTCGGCCGAGACTGGGGGTCCGGCGCCCCCGGGGGCCCTGCGCTGCGCCCTCGGggaccgcggccgggtgcggggcCGGGCTGCGCCCTACTTTGTGGCCGAGCTCGCCGCAAGCCCCAGCGCGCTGCCCGGGCCGTGCCGGCGAGGATGGCTGCGGGGCGCTGTCGCCTCCCGTCGCCTGCAACAGCGACGATGGCCCCCAGCCGGGGCGCGCGCCAACGACGACGACCCGCACAGGCTCCTGCAGCAGCTGGTGCTCTCGGGGAACCTCATCAAGGAGGCCGTGCGGAGGCTCCAGCGAGCCGTCGCCGCGGTGGCAGCCACGGGCCCCGCGGTACCCCCCGGACCCGGGGGCAGCCGCAGCCGACCGGACCCTGTCGCCCTTCAGCCCTCCGGCGCCTTGCACTGA
- the RRP12 gene encoding RRP12-like protein isoform X2, giving the protein MVWPQMTTMEAVESTESLAAVAYLLNLVLKRVPSPVLIKKFSDTSKAFMDIMSAQASSGSTSALRWVLSCLATLLRKQDLEAWSYPVTLQVYHGLLSFTVHPKPKIRKAAQHGVCSVLKGSEFMFGEKAPAHHPAAMSTAKFCIQEIEKSGGSKEATTTLHMLTLLKDLLPCFPDSLVKSCSETLLRVMTLSHVLVTACAMQAFHSLFHAKPSPGTLPAELNAQIITALYDYIPSENDLQPLLAWLKVMEKAHINLVRLHRDLGLGHLPRLFGTATTCLLSPHSQVVTAATQCLQEILKECVAPHMADIGSVTSSASGPAQYVAKMFRAVEEGLTYRFHASWSSVLQLLCVFFEACGRQAHPVMRKCLQSLCDLRLSPYSPHMAALDRAVGAAVASMGPEVVLEAVPLEIDGSEETLDFPRSWLLPVIRDHVRETRLGFFTAYFLPLATTLKRKAMDLAQAGSTVESKIYDMLQWQIWTLLPGFCTRPTDVATAFKGLARTLGTAISERPDLRVTVCQALRTLITKGCEAEADRAEVSRFAKNFLPILFNLYGQPVAAGDTPAPRRAVLETIKTYLTITEPQLVNGFLEKASEKVLDPASSDFTRLSVLDLVVALAPHADEAAISKLYSTIRPYLESKAHGVQKKAYRVLEEVCASPQGPGARFVQSHLDDLKKTLLDSLRSTSSPAKRPRLKCLIHIVRKLSAEHEEFISALVPEVILCTKEVSVGARKNAFALLVEMGHAFLRFGPDPAEALQRYLVLIYPGLVGAVTMVSCSILALTHLLFEFKGLMGASTMEQLLENVCLLLASRTRDVVRSALGFIKVSMVVMDMAHLAKHVQLVMGAIGKLSDDMRRHFRMKLRNLFTKFIRKFGFELVRKLLPEEYQKVLVNIRKAEARARKQRALSQAAAEEEVEEEEPFRGKGDSIEEILADSEDEEDEEEERSRGKEQQRLARQRGRAWLKEGGGDEPLNFLDPKVAQRVLATQPGPGRGKKKDHGFKVSADGRLIIREEEDGDAKMEEEEGAKGEDEEMADLMEDVGIRSKKHQKLKHKEADSEELEMPPQYQAGGSGIHRPVAKKATPGAEYKAKKAKGDMKKKGRLDPYAYIPLSKTKLNRRKKVKLQGQFKGLVRAAQRGSQVGHKLRRKDQRS; this is encoded by the exons cgtgcccagccctgtgctcaTTAAGAAGTTCTCTGATACCTCCAAAGCCTTCATGGATATCATGTCAGCCCAGGCCAGCAGTGGCTCCACCTCTGCCCTCCGATGG GTCCTCTCCTGCCTGGCCACCCTTCTGCGGAAGCAGGACCTGGAGGCCTGGAGCTACCCCGTGACCCTGCAGGTGTACCATGGGCTGCTGAGCTTCACTGTGCACCCCAAGCCCAAG ATCCGGAAGGCTGCCCAGCATGGAGTGTGCTCCGTCCTCAAGGGTAGTGAATTCATGTTTGGTGAAAAGGCCCCTGCCCATCACCCTGCTGCCATGTCCACTGCCAAGTTCTGCATCCAGGAGATCGAGAAGTCTGGAG GCTCCAAGGAGGCCACCACCACGCTGCACATGCTGACCCTGCTGAAGGACCTGCTGCCCTGCTTCCCGGACAGCCTGGTGAAGAGCTGCAGTGAGACTCTCCTCCGGGTCATGACTTTGAGCCACGTG CTGGTGACAGCCTGTGCCATGCAGGCCTTTCACAGCCTCTTCCATGCCAAGCCAAGCCCGGGTACCCTGCCAGCAGAGCTCAACGCCCAGATCATCACG GCCTTGTACGACTACATTCCCAGCGAGAATGACTTACAACCCCTGCTGGCCTGGCTGAAGGTCATGGAGAAAGCCCACATCAACCTGGTTAG GCTGCATCGGGACCTGGGACTGGGCCACCTCCCTCGCTTGTTTGGAACTGCGACAACctgcctcctctccccccacTCGCAGGTGGTGACAGCTGCCACCCAGTGCCTTCAG GAGATCCTGAAGGAGTGTGTCGCTCCCCACATGGCTGACATCGGCTCCGTGACCTCCTCGGCCTCAGGCCCTGCCCAGTATGTCGCCAAGATGTTCAG GGCAGTGGAGGAGGGCCTGACATACAGATTCCACGCATCATGGAGCTCCGTGCTGCAGCtgctgtgtgtcttctttgaggCGTGTGGGAGACAGGCCCATCCCGTGATGAGGAAG TGCCTCCAGTCCCTGTGTGACCTGCGCCTCTCTCCCTACTCCCCCCACATGGCAGCTCTGGACCGCGCAGTGGGCGCTGCCGTGGCCAGCATGGGCCCCGAGGTGGTTTTAGAGGCTGTGCCTTTGGAAATTGATGGCTCTGA agaGACTCTGGATTTCCCTCGGAGCTGGCTGCTGCCCGTCATCCGAGACCACGTCCGGGAAACTCGACTTGGTTTCTTTACCGCTTACTTCCTGCCTCTGGCTACCACCCTGAAGAGGAAAG CAATGGACCTGGCCCAGGCAGGCAGCACAGTGGAATCCAAGATCTACGACATGCTCCAGTGGCAG atcTGGACCCTCCTGCCTGGGTTCTGCACGAGGCCCACGGATGTGGCCACCGCCTTCAAAGGGCTGGCACGGACGCTGGGCACGGCCATCAGCGAGCGCCCAGACCTGAGggtcactgtgtgccaggccctgcgcaccctcatcaccaagggctGTGAGGCGG AGGCCGACCGTGCTGAAGTGAGCCGCTTTGCGAAGAACTTTCTGCCGATCCTGTTCAACCTGTACGGGCAGCCCGTTGCGGCTGGAGACACCCCAGCCCCTCGCCGGGCCGTGCTGGAAACCATCAAAACTTACCTCACCATTACTGAGCCTCAG TTGGTGAATGGTTTCCTGGAAAAAGCCAGTGAGAAGGTGCTGGACCCTGCTAGCTCTGACTTCACCAG ATTGTCCGTCCTGGACCTGGTCGTGGCCTTGGCTCCCCACGCTGATGAAGCCGCCATCAGCAAGCTGTACTCCACCATCCGGCCCTACCTAGAG AGCAAGGCCCATGGGGTACAGAAGAAGGCCTACCGCGTGCTGGAGGAGGTGTGCGCCAGCCCCCAGGGCCCTGGCGCCCGCTTCGTGCAGAGCCACCTGGACGACCTGAAGAAGACCCTTCTGGACTCGCTACGGAGCACCTCCTCGCCCGCCAAGAGG CCCCGTTTGAAGTGCCTCATACATATCGTGAGGAAGCTCTCCGCCGAGCACGAGGAGTTCATCAGCGCCCTCGTCCCGGAG GTGATCCTCTGCACCAAGGAGGTGTCGGTGGGAGCTCGGAAGAATGCTTTTGCGCTGCTGGTGGAGATGGGCCACGCCTTCCTTCGGTTTGGCCCAGACCCAGCAG AGGCCCTGCAGCGCTACCTCGTCCTGATCTACCCCGGTCTCGTGGGCGCTGTGACCATGGTCAGCTGCAGTATCCTGGCCCTGACCCACCTCCTTTTCGAGTTTAAAG GTTTGATGGGGGCCAGCACGATGGAGCAGCTGCTGGAGAATGTGTGCCTGCTCCTGGCCTCCCGTACCCGCGACGTGGTCAGATCAGCACTGGGCTTCATCAAGGTGTCAATGGTCGTCATGGACATGGCACACCTGGCCAAGCACGTGCAACTGGTG ATGGGAGCCATCGGGAAGCTCTCGGACGACATGCGGCGGCACTTCCGCATGAAGCTTCGGAACCTGTTCACCAAGTTCATCCGCAAGTTCGG GTTCGAGCTGGTGAGGAAGCTCCTACCAGAGGAGTACCAGAAAGTCCTGGTGAACATCCGGAAAGCAGAGGCCCGGGCCAGGAAACAGCGGGCCCTGAGCCAGGCCGCAGCggaagaggaggtggaggaggaggagcccTTCCGGGGCAAAGGCGACAG CATCGAGGAGATTTTGGCTGACTCGGAGGACGAGGAGGacgaagaggaggagaggagtcGGGGCAAGGAGCAGCAGAGGCTGGCCCGCCAGAGGGGCCGCGCGTGGCTGAAGGAGGGTGGCGGGGACGAGCCCCTCAACTTCTTGGACCCCAAGGTGGCCCAGCGAGTCCTGG CCACCCAGCCTGGGCCAGGTCGGGGCAAGAAGAAGGACCACGGCTTCAAGGTGAGCGCCGACGGCCGGCTGATCATCCGTGAGGAGGAGGATGGCGACgccaagatggaggaagaggaaggcgCTAAAG GGGAGGATGAAGAGATGGCTGACCTGATGGAAGACGTGGGCATCAGGAGT AAGAAGCACCAGAAGCTCAAGCACAAAGAGGCTGACAGTGAGGAGCTGGAGATGCCCCCTCAGTACCAAG CGGGAGGCTCTGGCATCCATCGCCCTGTGGCCAAGAAGGCTACCCCCGGGGCCGAATACAAGGCCAAG AAAGCAAAGGGTGACATGAAGAAGAAAGGTCGGCTCGACCCCTACGCCTACATCCCCCTCAGTAAAACCAAGCTCAACCGCAG GAAGAAGGTGAAGCTGCAGGGACAGTTCAAAGGCCTGGTGAGAGCTGCCCAGCGGGGCTCCCAGGTGGGACACAAGCTCCGCAGAAAGGATCAACGGTCCTGA